The Lutibacter profundi genome includes a region encoding these proteins:
- a CDS encoding DUF6048 family protein codes for MKKQHIFIYFISILFTISVNSQEKLDTVKTKESYGIRIGLDLSKPITSFLDTNSYGYEFVGDMRISRNYYAAVELGFTNKTTIEDYLNFTTKGSYIKAGFNYNVYKNWKGMTNEIYIGLRYGLSFFNQTLNNYTPHVKGTYFIPNTLEVNTEFKDLTAQWVEIVFGMKVETFKNLYLGVSVSFNNMLNTKEPENFKNLYVPGFNRVFLNNAGVGFNYTLSYLIPIFKKEN; via the coding sequence ATGAAAAAGCAACACATATTTATATATTTCATTAGTATTCTTTTTACCATATCTGTTAATTCTCAAGAAAAACTAGATACCGTAAAAACTAAAGAAAGTTATGGTATTAGAATTGGATTGGATTTAAGTAAACCCATAACATCATTTTTAGATACTAATAGCTACGGATATGAATTTGTTGGTGATATGCGTATTTCAAGAAATTATTATGCCGCTGTTGAACTTGGATTTACCAACAAAACTACCATTGAAGATTATCTCAATTTCACCACAAAAGGATCTTATATTAAGGCAGGATTCAATTACAATGTTTATAAGAACTGGAAAGGTATGACTAATGAAATTTATATTGGCTTAAGATATGGTTTAAGTTTTTTTAATCAAACTTTAAATAATTACACGCCCCACGTAAAAGGAACTTATTTTATACCAAATACCCTTGAAGTAAATACCGAATTTAAAGATTTAACTGCACAATGGGTTGAAATTGTTTTTGGTATGAAAGTTGAAACTTTTAAAAATTTATATTTGGGAGTTAGTGTTAGTTTTAATAATATGCTGAATACAAAAGAGCCTGAAAATTTCAAAAATTTATATGTTCCAGGATTTAATCGTGTATTTTTAAATAATGCAGGAGTAGGATTTAATTACACTTTAAGTTACCTTATCCCTATTTTTAAAAAAGAAAATTAA
- a CDS encoding M14 metallopeptidase family protein, whose product MKKIFLLVFTFVSVMLCAQNQFELSYYLPKNVSYNTDIPTPESSIGFKEGEWHVTHDKLVAYMKTIAKASDRITIEDRGKTFEGRPLLLLTITSPENHKNIKNIQQNHLKLTDATVSAQLNVASIPLVVYQGFSIHGNEPSGANSSMVLAYYLAAAEGSEIESLLKNTVILLDPSLNPDGLQRFAYWANTNKSEHLNTDSNDREFHEVWPGGRTNHYWFDMNRDWLPVQLPESRARIETYRNWMPNILTDHHEMGTNSTFFFQPGIQSRVHPLTPALNQQLTKEIGNYHAKALDKIGSLYYTEESYDDFYYGKGSTYPDINGGIGILFEQGSSRGHAQETVNGVLTFPFTIRNQFTAALSTLEAANSMRAKLLNYQRNFYKNVKKEGAKNTIKAIVFGDEKDDAKTYHLAEILKRQKIKFHKLKSDFTTNGLKFKKGHSYIIPTNQMNSKLIKAMFEKRTKFTDSLFYDVSAWTFPLAFNLNYAELKSTSNIGDLVTKLALKKGKLTAKSSYAYLMEWSEYYTPKALNKILKKGLRAKVGMKPFSLNGKQFDYGTILIPVQNQHLNEEELYTFLQDIAKDSNLEIEGVNTGLTATGIDLGSNQFRNIKNPKVAMLVGNGVSPYDAGEIWHLFDQRYEMNITKLDVNYLSRVDFSKYTTLIIPNAKLNISDKNIKKLKQWVQNGGNVIGFKNSVKWLSTNKFIKLEYTKVKVEAKNITFEQKRNFTGAQVIGGAIFETKLDISHPINFGFTNNKLPMFRRTTIFIKPDSISYNNPIKYTNNPLLSGYISTQNLKALKNTVPFQVRKYGKGNVMIFTDNTNFRAFWYGTNKLLMNAIFFSKEM is encoded by the coding sequence ATGAAAAAAATATTCCTTTTAGTTTTTACTTTTGTAAGTGTAATGCTTTGTGCTCAAAATCAGTTTGAGTTATCTTATTATTTACCAAAAAATGTTTCTTATAATACGGATATACCAACACCCGAAAGTTCTATTGGATTTAAGGAGGGAGAGTGGCACGTAACTCATGATAAATTAGTTGCCTATATGAAGACAATAGCAAAGGCTTCTGATAGAATTACAATTGAAGACCGAGGGAAAACTTTTGAAGGAAGACCATTATTATTACTTACCATAACTTCTCCTGAAAACCATAAAAACATTAAAAATATTCAACAGAATCATTTAAAATTAACGGATGCGACTGTAAGCGCTCAGTTAAACGTAGCATCTATACCTTTGGTTGTTTATCAAGGATTTTCAATTCATGGCAATGAGCCTAGTGGGGCCAATTCTAGTATGGTTTTGGCTTATTATTTAGCAGCTGCAGAAGGTTCAGAAATTGAATCATTGCTAAAGAATACAGTTATTTTATTAGACCCATCACTAAACCCTGATGGTTTACAACGCTTTGCTTATTGGGCCAATACTAATAAAAGCGAACATCTTAATACAGATTCTAATGATAGAGAATTTCACGAAGTTTGGCCAGGAGGAAGAACAAACCATTATTGGTTTGATATGAATAGAGATTGGTTGCCAGTACAATTGCCTGAGTCTAGAGCAAGAATTGAAACATATAGGAATTGGATGCCAAATATATTGACAGATCATCATGAAATGGGAACAAATTCTACCTTCTTTTTTCAGCCAGGAATACAATCAAGAGTACATCCATTAACACCTGCATTAAATCAACAGTTAACTAAAGAAATAGGGAATTATCATGCAAAAGCTTTAGATAAAATAGGCTCATTATATTATACGGAGGAAAGTTATGATGATTTTTATTATGGAAAGGGATCTACATATCCAGATATAAATGGAGGAATAGGAATTTTATTTGAACAAGGAAGTTCAAGAGGGCATGCTCAGGAAACTGTAAATGGGGTATTAACTTTTCCTTTTACCATTAGAAATCAGTTTACAGCAGCACTTTCTACATTGGAAGCCGCAAATTCAATGCGAGCCAAATTATTAAACTATCAAAGAAATTTTTATAAAAATGTTAAGAAAGAAGGAGCAAAAAATACTATAAAAGCCATTGTTTTTGGAGATGAGAAAGATGATGCAAAAACATATCATTTAGCTGAAATATTAAAAAGGCAAAAAATTAAGTTTCATAAACTAAAATCAGATTTTACCACAAATGGATTAAAGTTTAAAAAAGGGCATAGTTATATTATTCCAACAAACCAAATGAATAGTAAACTTATAAAAGCAATGTTTGAAAAACGAACTAAATTTACAGATAGTTTGTTTTATGATGTTTCAGCATGGACTTTTCCATTGGCTTTTAATTTAAATTATGCTGAGTTAAAATCAACATCAAATATTGGAGATTTAGTTACAAAATTAGCATTGAAAAAAGGAAAATTAACAGCCAAAAGTAGTTATGCATACTTGATGGAATGGAGTGAATATTATACTCCTAAGGCCTTAAATAAAATACTTAAAAAAGGACTTAGAGCAAAAGTGGGTATGAAACCATTTTCATTAAATGGTAAACAATTTGATTATGGAACTATTTTAATTCCAGTTCAAAATCAACATTTAAACGAAGAAGAACTTTATACATTTTTACAAGATATAGCAAAAGATAGTAACTTAGAAATTGAAGGTGTAAATACAGGGCTAACGGCTACGGGTATTGATTTAGGAAGTAATCAATTTAGAAATATTAAAAATCCAAAGGTGGCAATGTTAGTTGGAAATGGCGTTTCTCCTTATGATGCTGGTGAAATTTGGCATTTATTTGATCAACGTTACGAAATGAATATTACTAAATTAGATGTAAATTACTTAAGCAGGGTAGATTTTTCAAAATATACAACGCTTATTATCCCAAATGCAAAATTAAATATTTCGGACAAAAACATAAAGAAATTAAAACAATGGGTTCAAAATGGAGGTAATGTTATAGGTTTTAAAAATTCGGTAAAATGGCTGTCAACTAATAAGTTTATTAAATTAGAATACACGAAAGTAAAAGTTGAAGCAAAGAATATTACTTTTGAACAGAAAAGGAATTTTACTGGAGCTCAGGTTATTGGAGGAGCAATATTTGAAACAAAGTTAGATATATCTCATCCTATAAATTTTGGTTTCACTAATAACAAGTTGCCAATGTTTAGACGTACTACAATATTTATTAAACCAGATAGTATTAGTTATAATAATCCAATAAAATATACAAACAATCCACTTTTAAGTGGGTATATTTCAACACAAAATTTAAAAGCTTTAAAAAATACTGTCCCTTTTCAAGTTCGTAAATATGGAAAAGGAAACGTAATGATTTTTACAGATAACACCAATTTTAGGGCGTTTTGGTATGGAACAAATAAATTACTAATGAATGCTATATTTTTCTCAAAAGAGATGTAA
- a CDS encoding tRNA-binding protein, producing MKTEISFEDFNKVDIRIGTIIEVHDFPKAHKPAYQLVIDFGNLGIKKSSAQITHLYTKEELLNKQIVAIVNFKKKQIASFISECLVLGIENSQNKIVLLQASKTKLKNGKQVS from the coding sequence ATAAAAACCGAAATTTCTTTCGAAGATTTTAATAAAGTTGATATTAGAATTGGAACCATTATTGAGGTTCATGATTTTCCTAAAGCTCATAAACCTGCTTACCAATTGGTAATTGATTTCGGTAATTTGGGTATTAAAAAATCAAGTGCCCAAATTACCCATTTATATACGAAAGAAGAATTGTTAAACAAACAAATAGTAGCCATTGTAAACTTCAAAAAAAAGCAAATAGCAAGTTTTATAAGTGAATGTTTAGTGCTTGGAATTGAAAATAGTCAAAATAAAATTGTACTATTACAGGCCTCAAAAACTAAACTTAAAAATGGCAAACAAGTAAGCTAA
- the rlmD gene encoding 23S rRNA (uracil(1939)-C(5))-methyltransferase RlmD, with protein sequence MGRRNKSIIFENIEVIDAGAKGKTVAKAPDGRIIFLTNTVPGDIVDIKTGKKRKAYFEGTAIKFHTYSKKRVEPVCEHFEHCGGCKWQFMGYEHQLAYKEKEVINNLTRIGHLNLPEATPILGCENIYFYRNKMEFSFSNSRWLTLDEINSEENIDNRNACGFHISGMWDKILDIDKCHLQEDPSNQIRNFIKNYGIKNGLEFYNPREQSGLLRTIMLRISSTGEIMVVIQFFKEEKEKRLGLLKAIFKEFPQITSLQYVINSKGNDTLYDQDIILFEGRDHIFEEMEGLKFKIGPKSFYQTNSAQAYELYKITRNFAQLTGNEVVYDFYTGTGTIAQFVAKKAKKVIGVESVPEAIEDAKLNAQLNNINNVEFYAGDMKDVFNNKFIKKHGKPDVIITDPPRDGMHKNVVAKIIEIAPKRIVYVSCNSATQARDLALMKEQYNIIKTQAVDMFPQTHHVENVVLLELK encoded by the coding sequence ATGGGTAGAAGAAACAAATCAATTATTTTTGAAAATATTGAAGTAATAGATGCTGGCGCTAAAGGGAAAACAGTTGCAAAAGCACCAGATGGACGTATTATTTTTTTAACTAATACTGTCCCAGGTGATATTGTAGATATTAAAACCGGAAAAAAAAGAAAAGCATATTTTGAAGGTACTGCTATTAAATTTCACACATATTCTAAAAAAAGAGTTGAACCAGTTTGTGAGCATTTTGAACATTGTGGTGGTTGTAAATGGCAATTTATGGGATATGAGCACCAATTGGCATATAAAGAAAAAGAAGTGATAAATAATCTAACTCGTATTGGTCACCTTAATTTACCAGAAGCAACTCCCATTTTAGGTTGTGAAAATATTTATTTCTACAGAAATAAAATGGAGTTTTCTTTTTCAAATAGCCGTTGGCTTACCTTGGATGAAATAAATTCAGAAGAAAATATTGATAATAGAAATGCTTGTGGATTTCATATTTCAGGCATGTGGGACAAAATTTTAGACATTGATAAATGCCATTTGCAAGAAGACCCTTCCAATCAAATTCGAAATTTTATTAAAAATTACGGTATCAAAAATGGGTTAGAATTTTACAATCCAAGAGAGCAATCTGGCTTATTAAGAACCATTATGTTACGTATTTCTTCAACAGGCGAAATTATGGTTGTTATTCAATTCTTTAAAGAAGAAAAAGAAAAACGACTTGGTTTATTAAAAGCTATTTTTAAAGAATTCCCACAAATCACATCTCTTCAATATGTAATTAATAGTAAAGGAAATGATACTTTATACGATCAAGATATTATTTTATTTGAAGGTAGAGATCATATATTTGAAGAAATGGAAGGTTTAAAATTTAAAATTGGCCCAAAATCATTTTATCAAACAAATTCTGCACAAGCCTACGAATTATACAAAATAACACGTAATTTCGCTCAATTAACAGGAAATGAAGTTGTTTATGATTTTTATACAGGTACAGGAACTATTGCTCAGTTTGTAGCAAAGAAAGCTAAAAAAGTAATTGGTGTAGAATCTGTTCCTGAAGCCATTGAAGATGCAAAACTAAATGCACAATTAAATAATATAAATAACGTTGAGTTTTACGCAGGTGATATGAAAGATGTTTTTAATAATAAATTTATAAAAAAACATGGAAAACCCGATGTTATTATTACAGATCCTCCTAGAGATGGTATGCATAAAAATGTGGTGGCTAAAATTATAGAAATTGCACCAAAAAGAATAGTTTATGTAAGTTGTAATTCTGCAACTCAGGCACGTGACCTTGCTTTGATGAAAGAACAATACAACATTATAAAAACTCAAGCAGTTGACATGTTTCCACAAACACACCACGTTGAAAACGTAGTTTTATTAGAATTAAAATAG
- a CDS encoding OmpA family protein translates to MKQFLNLLFLFFIHTLFSQQQEIEVTSVSINSKYAELGVIYLPNNEIIFTSSQKIETDKPFSKNRRRHNRELYLELFKGTIDENGDIINTSRFTKDVFNKFFEADFCFTPDFKKIYFTWNNFFNSQPKKSKPEEMPLFLFSASVDKNFNLTNITPLRFNSNNYSIKSPVISKDGKSLYISSNMPNGYGGFDIYVVSILENGTHSWPENLGPKINTSKDEMYPFIDTNNTLYFSSTGHKGKGNLDIFKSEFKNNQFSDIQDLPEPINSKFNDFYFVIDNTTNTGYFTSDREPGKGNVDIYAFRDKKIECKQLITGKILDNETKKSLNNVLISLYQDNVLKETQTVSNSFKFEVNCNKSYKIVAEKENFIIAELDINTSDTDKINISELLELIPIKCNQSINLSVFNSESKQLLNNINISLYQNNTLKETQPINGIFKFELKCNETYKIIAEKENFKAAEIIINTDNTNDIQISKTLNLTPIKCNQLITGIVLDKNTNKPLPNSVITFLNTDKIIDSIHVNSAATFKYSLKCKTKYKITASHENYSSNSFQLQTSGKNNLELTKKILLDPSLEFVTIRNEKMIKTNPIYFDLDQAKIRPDAAKELDKVVAILLKYPTIKLKIKSHTDSRAPDNYNMILSNKRATSTINYIISKGINPDRITGKGYGETELVNKCSNGVKCTNTEHQLNRRTEFIVIDE, encoded by the coding sequence ATGAAACAATTTTTAAACTTACTTTTTTTATTCTTCATACATACTCTTTTCTCACAACAACAAGAAATTGAAGTTACCAGCGTTTCTATCAATTCAAAATATGCTGAATTAGGTGTTATATACTTACCAAACAATGAAATAATATTCACCTCTTCACAAAAAATTGAAACAGACAAGCCTTTCTCTAAAAATAGAAGGAGACATAATAGAGAACTTTATTTAGAATTATTTAAAGGTACTATTGATGAAAATGGAGATATTATTAACACTTCAAGGTTCACAAAAGATGTTTTTAATAAATTTTTTGAAGCTGACTTTTGCTTCACACCAGATTTTAAGAAAATTTACTTTACTTGGAATAATTTTTTTAATTCACAGCCAAAAAAATCTAAACCTGAAGAAATGCCTTTATTTCTTTTCTCAGCTTCAGTAGATAAAAATTTTAACTTAACAAATATTACTCCACTTAGGTTTAATAGTAACAACTACTCAATTAAAAGTCCGGTTATTAGTAAAGATGGTAAATCTCTTTATATATCTTCAAACATGCCTAACGGATATGGAGGTTTTGATATTTACGTTGTTTCTATTCTTGAAAATGGAACACATAGTTGGCCAGAAAATTTAGGGCCTAAAATTAATACTAGTAAAGATGAGATGTATCCTTTCATTGATACAAATAATACACTTTATTTTTCTTCAACCGGGCATAAAGGTAAAGGAAATTTAGACATTTTTAAAAGTGAATTTAAAAACAACCAATTTTCAGATATTCAAGATTTGCCTGAACCAATAAATAGTAAGTTTAATGATTTTTATTTTGTTATTGATAATACAACTAATACTGGGTACTTTACTTCTGATAGAGAACCAGGAAAAGGCAATGTAGATATTTATGCTTTTAGAGATAAAAAAATTGAATGTAAGCAATTAATAACTGGTAAAATTTTAGATAATGAAACCAAAAAATCATTAAATAATGTTCTTATTTCTTTATATCAAGATAATGTTTTAAAAGAAACTCAAACAGTAAGCAATTCTTTTAAATTTGAAGTAAATTGCAATAAATCTTATAAAATAGTTGCAGAAAAAGAAAATTTTATTATAGCTGAACTTGATATAAATACTTCTGATACAGATAAAATTAATATTTCTGAACTATTAGAATTAATACCTATAAAGTGCAATCAATCAATTAATTTATCAGTTTTTAATAGTGAATCTAAACAATTATTAAATAACATAAATATTTCGCTATACCAAAACAATACTTTAAAAGAAACTCAACCAATAAATGGTATTTTTAAGTTTGAACTAAAGTGTAACGAAACATATAAAATAATTGCAGAAAAAGAAAATTTCAAAGCTGCTGAAATTATTATTAACACCGATAATACAAATGATATACAAATTTCTAAAACGCTTAATTTAACACCTATAAAATGTAATCAATTAATTACAGGAATTGTTTTAGATAAAAATACCAATAAGCCTCTTCCCAACTCCGTCATTACTTTTTTAAATACCGATAAAATAATAGATAGCATTCATGTTAATTCTGCAGCAACATTTAAATACTCATTAAAATGTAAAACCAAATATAAAATAACAGCATCACACGAAAACTATAGTAGTAATAGTTTTCAATTACAAACATCTGGAAAAAATAATTTGGAGTTAACTAAGAAAATATTGTTAGATCCTTCTTTAGAATTTGTTACAATTAGAAATGAAAAAATGATTAAAACAAACCCTATATATTTTGATTTAGATCAAGCCAAAATAAGACCCGATGCAGCGAAAGAATTAGATAAGGTAGTTGCCATTTTATTAAAATACCCAACAATTAAACTTAAAATTAAATCACATACTGACAGTAGAGCTCCTGATAATTACAATATGATTCTTTCAAACAAAAGAGCAACTTCAACCATTAATTATATTATTTCAAAAGGAATTAATCCAGATCGAATTACAGGAAAAGGATATGGAGAAACTGAATTAGTAAATAAATGTTCAAATGGTGTAAAATGCACAAATACAGAACATCAATTAAATAGAAGAACTGAATTTATTGTAATAGATGAATAA
- a CDS encoding peptidylprolyl isomerase, which produces MDNGLYAKFNTSKGVIIVNLEFKKTPGTVGNFVALAEGNLENNAKPQGTPYYDGLKFHRVIADFMVQGGCPLGTGTGSPGYSFDDEFHPDLKHDKPGILSMANSGPASNGSQFFITHVATPWLDQKHTVFGNVIEGQAIVDSIAQDDILESVEIIRVGEQAEKFNAVEAFRIFEGSRAKREAEAKKEAKEAMDKIAAGYTETTSGLRYKILQEGNGKKAEKGKTVSVHYKGQLADGQVFDSSYSRKQPIDFTLGVGQVIAGWDEGIQLLKVGDKARFVIPSNLAYGSQGAGGVIPPDATLIFDVELIDVK; this is translated from the coding sequence ATGGATAACGGATTATACGCAAAATTTAACACCTCAAAAGGTGTAATAATTGTAAATTTAGAATTTAAAAAAACTCCTGGAACAGTTGGTAACTTTGTTGCATTGGCTGAAGGAAATTTAGAAAACAACGCTAAACCACAAGGTACTCCTTATTATGATGGACTGAAATTTCATAGAGTTATAGCCGATTTTATGGTTCAAGGTGGATGCCCTTTAGGTACTGGAACAGGTTCGCCAGGCTATAGTTTTGATGATGAATTTCACCCAGATTTAAAACATGATAAACCCGGTATTTTGTCAATGGCAAATTCTGGACCTGCATCAAATGGAAGTCAATTTTTTATTACCCACGTGGCAACACCTTGGTTAGATCAAAAACATACCGTTTTTGGGAATGTTATTGAAGGACAAGCTATTGTTGATTCAATTGCACAAGATGATATTTTAGAATCTGTAGAAATAATAAGAGTTGGTGAACAGGCTGAAAAATTCAACGCAGTTGAAGCATTTAGAATTTTTGAAGGTTCAAGAGCTAAACGAGAAGCTGAAGCTAAAAAAGAAGCCAAAGAAGCTATGGATAAAATTGCTGCTGGCTATACTGAAACTACAAGTGGATTACGCTATAAAATTTTGCAAGAAGGAAACGGAAAAAAAGCAGAAAAAGGCAAAACAGTTTCTGTACATTATAAAGGGCAATTAGCTGACGGACAAGTTTTTGATTCGTCTTACTCACGAAAACAACCAATTGATTTCACGCTAGGTGTTGGCCAAGTAATTGCTGGTTGGGATGAGGGAATTCAATTATTAAAAGTAGGTGATAAAGCTCGTTTTGTAATTCCTTCTAATTTAGCATACGGAAGTCAAGGTGCTGGCGGTGTAATTCCTCCTGATGCAACCCTTATTTTTGATGTTGAACTTATAGATGTTAAATAA
- a CDS encoding nucleoside phosphorylase: MNKIAASELILNPDGSIYHLNLKPEHLATNIIFVGDQDRVPKVAKHFDTIEFETQKREFRTITGTYKGTRFTVMSTGIGPDNIDIVINEIDALVNINFETRTIKKEFTQLNIVRIGTSGSLQDYIPVDSFVLAKYGIGFDGVLHSYDCNHVLNPDFEDAFIKHTNWNSRKARPYVVKNSSDLENKLSSDEVFIGVTATAVGFYGPQGRVLRLAIEDPNLNHKIDNFEFNNVKITNLEMETSAIYGLSKLLGHNACSMNAIIANRANGNFSKDPKKAVEKLIIYTLNKLAL, translated from the coding sequence ATGAATAAAATAGCAGCATCAGAATTAATTCTAAATCCAGATGGTAGTATTTACCACCTAAATTTAAAACCCGAACATTTAGCAACAAATATTATTTTTGTTGGAGATCAAGATAGAGTACCAAAGGTGGCAAAACACTTTGATACTATTGAATTTGAAACTCAAAAAAGAGAATTTAGAACAATTACAGGAACCTATAAAGGTACTCGTTTTACAGTAATGTCTACGGGTATTGGCCCTGACAATATTGATATTGTAATTAATGAGATTGATGCATTAGTTAACATCAATTTTGAAACCAGAACCATAAAAAAAGAATTCACCCAACTCAACATTGTTCGAATTGGAACTTCAGGCTCTTTACAAGATTATATTCCTGTAGATAGTTTTGTATTAGCAAAATATGGAATAGGTTTTGATGGTGTTTTACATTCATATGATTGCAACCATGTTTTAAATCCAGATTTTGAAGATGCGTTTATTAAACATACAAATTGGAACAGTCGTAAAGCACGACCTTATGTTGTAAAAAACAGCAGTGATCTTGAAAATAAACTATCAAGTGATGAAGTTTTTATTGGTGTTACTGCAACTGCAGTTGGGTTTTACGGACCACAAGGTCGTGTTCTTCGTCTAGCAATTGAAGATCCCAATTTAAATCACAAGATAGATAATTTTGAATTTAACAATGTGAAAATTACCAACCTTGAAATGGAAACTTCAGCAATTTATGGTTTATCTAAATTATTGGGGCATAACGCCTGCTCTATGAATGCAATAATTGCTAACAGAGCTAATGGTAATTTTAGTAAAGATCCTAAAAAAGCAGTTGAAAAATTAATAATTTATACGTTAAACAAGTTGGCTTTATAA
- a CDS encoding DUF6452 family protein encodes MKKNYVLIFIFLFTFLSCEKDDICVETTTPNLIIKFYDNDDPTVIKQVTELTVWAETKDSIYINKSLDSIIIPLNLNENFTKYILENNTIKDTVKFTYNRNDIFVSRSCGYKTIFENLQIESNTTNWIKSISINNSTIDNEKATHIYIFH; translated from the coding sequence ATGAAAAAAAATTACGTGCTAATATTTATTTTTCTTTTTACTTTTTTAAGTTGTGAAAAAGATGATATTTGTGTTGAAACCACTACTCCTAATTTAATTATTAAGTTTTATGATAACGATGATCCGACAGTGATAAAGCAAGTTACAGAATTAACTGTTTGGGCTGAAACTAAGGATAGTATTTATATAAACAAATCATTAGATTCTATTATTATACCTCTAAATTTAAATGAAAACTTTACGAAGTATATCCTTGAAAATAATACTATAAAAGATACTGTTAAATTTACATACAACAGAAATGATATTTTTGTTTCACGTTCTTGCGGTTATAAAACAATTTTTGAAAACTTACAAATAGAGAGCAATACCACAAATTGGATCAAAAGTATTAGCATTAATAATTCAACAATTGACAATGAAAAAGCAACACATATTTATATATTTCATTAG